A stretch of Dama dama isolate Ldn47 chromosome 22, ASM3311817v1, whole genome shotgun sequence DNA encodes these proteins:
- the LOC133043138 gene encoding olfactory receptor 9K2-like: MDDRGTSNHSEVTDFILVGFRVRLELHILLFLLFLLVYAMILLGNVGMMVIIMTDPQLNTPMYFFLGNLSFVDLFYSSVIAPKAMINFWSESKSISFAGCVTQLFLFALFIVTEGFLLAAMAYDRFTAICNPLLYTVQMSTRLCVQLVAGSYFCGCISSVLVSSTTFTLSFCASRAIDHFYCDYRPIQRISCSDLYIPNMVSFFLCSIIILPTIMVITVSYIYIVSTVLKIRSTEGRKKVFSTCSSHLGVVSVLYGAIIFMYVIPDRFPELSKVASLCYTLVTPMLNPLIYSLRNKDVKEALRKILGKKLFLFNSILTENRSK; this comes from the coding sequence ATGGACGACAGGGGAACAAGCAACCACTCAGAAGTGACCGACTTCATTCTTGTCGGCTTCAGGGTCCGCCTAGAGCTCCACATTCTCCTCTTCCTGCTTTTTCTGCTTGTCTATGCCATGATCCTTCTAGGGAACGTTGGCATGATGGTCATTATAATGACTGATCCCCAGCTGAACACACCAATGTATTTCTTCCTAGGCAACCTCTCCTTCGTCGATCTCTTCTATTCTTCTGTCATTGCACCCAAGGCTATGATCAACTTCTGGTCTGAGAGCAAGTCCATCTCCTTTGCAGGCTGTGTGACCCAGCTCTTTCTCTTCGCCCTCTTCATTGTAACTGAGGGGTTTCTCCTGGCAGCCATGGCGTATGACCGCTTCACTGCCATCTGCAACCCACTCCTCTACACTGTCCAGATGTCAACACGTCTCTGTGTTCAGTTGGTGGCTGGTTCCTATTTTTGTGGCTGTATCAGCTCAGTTCTTGTGAGCAGCACGACATTTACTTTATCCTTTTGTGCTTCTCGGGCCATTGACCACTTTTACTGTGATTACCGTCCAATTCAGAGGATTTCTTGTTCTGATCTCTACATTCCTAATATGGTATCCTTTTTCTTATGCAGCATTATCATTTTGCCTACCATAATGGTCATTACTGTGTCTTACATATATATTGTATCCACAGTTCTAAAAATACGCTCCACTGAGGGGCGAAAGAAAGTCTTCTCCACTTGCAGCTCCCACCTGGGAGTTGTGAGTGTCCTGTATGGTGCCATCATTTTTATGTATGTCATCCCTGACAGATTTCCTGAGCTGAGTAAAGTGGCTTCCTTATGTTACACCCTAGTCACTCCCATGTTGAATCCTTTGATTTACTCTCTGAGAAACAAAGATGTCAAAGAAGCTCTGAGGAAGATCCTGGgcaaaaaactatttttatttaattctatatTAACTGAAAATAGAAGTAAGTAA